In the Cytophagia bacterium CHB2 genome, AGCCGCAGCGATTCTGAAGTGTTGCGCGAGATTACGCCGGACGAAGCGGCGTATCGCTCGCTCACCAAATCGTGGTTTGAACATTCGCCGCTGTATCGCATCTTGCGCGAGCTGTCGCAACGCGGCAATACCGTGATCGTGACTTCGGATCACGGCAGCATCCGCGGCATGCGCGGCGCGAAAGTCATCGGCGATCGCGAGACCTCCACCAATCTGCGTTACAAATTTGGCCGCAGCCTGAAGGCCGACCCCAAGCAGGCCATCATCGTGCAAAAGCCGGAGACGTATCAACTGCCAAGTTTGAATGTCACCACAAATTTTCTTTTTGCGAAAGAAGATTATTATTTTGTTTATCCGACAAACTATCATCATTATCTCAATTATTATCGTGACAGCCTGCAGCACGGCGGCGTATCGCTGGAAGAAATGATTTTGCCGATCGTGAGGCTGGAACCGATCGGCGGGCGGACATAATCAAGTTTTGGAAATTTAGTCTAGAGAAAGTGATAGCCCTTGCTTTTAGAGTAAACTCTTTGGTTGCAGATGCAACAGATCAACACAGGTGGAATCAACATTAATCTGTTTTGATCTGTGTCCCAAAATTCTGGTTCAGGTTCGCCCGGGTTAAGACTTGGAAGCAAAGAAAAACGCTTACACGAGAATATTGCGTCGCGGGGATTGATTGGACCACATCATCGCGAACGTATGCAGTGACATATAAAACTATAACCGCGAGAAATACCATGAGATACCAAGATATCATCACTATCGAACCAGGCAAACGAGGCGGCAAGCCCTGTATTCGTGGTATGCGAATGACGGTTTACGATGTGCTGGAATATCTAGCTTCTGGCATGACACACGAGGAAATTTTACGGGATTTCCCTTATCTCACCCAAGAAGATATTTTGGCATGCCTTAGTTATGCCGCAGATCGTGAGCGCCAATTGGTTGCCGTATTGCCATGAAATTGCTTTTTGATCAAAACTTATCTCCTCGTTTGGTTGCTAATCTCGCCGATCTGTTTCCCAGCTCCGCACCCGTCGAAGTCGTTGGACTTGGCAAAGAAATTGACAGCCTGGTGTGGGAATATGCGAAGAAAAACGAATACGTCATCGTTTCTAATGATGCCGATTTTAGTGAACTCGGATCACTTCTGGGTTTCCCGCCAAAGATTATTTGGCTACGAAAGGGCAATTGTTCGACCCAATTAATCGAAAACATTCTGCGACAAAATCATAGTGCGATTGAGCGTTTAGTGAGTTCATCTGATGCCGGCATTCTCATGTTATTTTGAGAAGTGACTTCATGAATGTTAGCGAAATCCCCGATTTGGAATTGCAACGCGCTTTGGCAGGCGGTCACGTGCTGCAGTTCCGTTCATCTTCTCCGGCAATAACCCGTGATCTTGCCGCACAGTTGGCGCAGCTTATTATCAGTAACAATAAAAAAGGTGAAGTCCTTACGCTCATCGGCAACCTGGGCAGCGGCAAAACCACGTTCGTGCAGGGCTTTTGTGCCGCGCTCGGTGTACATGAAAAAATCACCAGCCCAACATTTACGCTTATGCACATTTATCACGGCGACGTTTGCCCGATTTATCATTTCGATTTTTATCGTTTGAACTCAACGGCAGAAATTGCAGCGCTGGGCG is a window encoding:
- the tsaE gene encoding tRNA (adenosine(37)-N6)-threonylcarbamoyltransferase complex ATPase subunit type 1 TsaE, which produces MNVSEIPDLELQRALAGGHVLQFRSSSPAITRDLAAQLAQLIISNNKKGEVLTLIGNLGSGKTTFVQGFCAALGVHEKITSPTFTLMHIYHGDVCPIYHFDFYRLNSTAEIAALGVEEYWEGDGISLIEWPELAGPLLPNHPLVVRFNMPDFVGEPETREITIAREVFFSNT
- a CDS encoding DUF433 domain-containing protein, whose amino-acid sequence is MRYQDIITIEPGKRGGKPCIRGMRMTVYDVLEYLASGMTHEEILRDFPYLTQEDILACLSYAADRERQLVAVLP